TGGACCAGGACGAGGAGGTACATGCCAAGTTTCATCTTGGGATCATGTTTTCCTTGGTTTGTTCTGGATGTATAACGGCTTATCAGTAGTTATCTTCCACTTCTCATGGAAAATGCAAAGTGATGTATGGGGACTTACAGGAGGAAACTTTGCTCAAAGCTCCATAACTATTAATGGATGGCTTAGAGATTTCCTCTGGGCTCAGTCATCACAGGTCCTTACAAGTTATGGTCAACCCATAAGTATGTACGGTTTGATGTTCTTAGGAGCACATTTCGTTTGGGCATTTAGTCTTATGTTCCTATTCAGTGGCCGTGGTTACTGGCAAGAATTATTTGAGTCAATTATTTGGGCTCATAATAAACTTAAGTTAGCACCAACTATTCAACCAAGAGCTTTATCTATCACTCAAGGTCGTGCAGTAGGAGCAGCTCATTTCCTTCTAGGAGGAATTGCTACAACTTGGGCCTTCTTCCACGCTCGCTTAATCGGTCTCGGCTGACCCTCTCTGATCTTTTATAAAATGGCAACTAAATTTCCATCTTTTAGTCAGGGTCTTGCTCAAGACCCTACAACCAGAAGAATCTGGTACGGCATAGCTACCGCTCATGACTTCGAAAGTCATGACGGTATGACAGAGGAACAGTTATATCAAAAACTCTTCTCTACTCATTTTGGTCACTTAGCCATCATTGGTCTTTGGGTGGCAGGAAATCTTTTTCACGTTGCTTGGCAAGGAAACTTTCAGCAATGGGTTCTAGATCCAACTCATACTCGTCCAATTGCTCATGCAATTTGGGATCCTCATTTTGGTCAAGGTCTCACTGATGCTTTGACCCAGGCAGGAGCAACTTCTCCAGTAAATATTGCTTACTCAGGCTTATACCACTGGTGGTACACAATTGGCATGAGAACTAATGAGCAGCTTTTCCAAGGTGCAATCTTTATTAACATTCTTGTCTGCTGGTTATTGTTTGCTGGATGGCTTCATCTTCAACCTAAATACAGACCATCTTTAGCATGGTTTAAAAATGCAGAATCTCAATTAAATCATCACCTAGCTGTTCTTTTTGGATTTAGCAGTATTGCTTGGACTGGTCATTTAATTCATGTAGCTATCCCTGAGTCAAGAGGAATACATGTTGGCTGGGATAACTGGTTAACTGTTATGCCTCATCCAGAAGGTCTAACTCCATTTTTCTCTGGAAATTGGGGGGCTTATGCTCAAAACCCTGATTCACTTGATGCAGTTTTTGGAACTACTCAAGGAGCTGGTACAGCTATATTTACATTCTTAGGTGGACTTCACCCTCAAAGTGAATCCCTTTGGCTAACAGATATTGCTCACCATCATTTGGCTATAGGAGTTGTATTTATAATTGCAGGTCATATGTATAGGACTAACTTTGGTATTGGCCATAGTCTTAAAGAAATTGTTGAGGCACATAACACTAGTCACCCTAAAGATCCACATAAGGGTTATTTCGGTATAAAGCACAATGGACTTTTCGAGACAGTTAATAACTCACTCCATATTCAACTTGGACTCGCGCTTGCTTCTTTAGGTGTAGCTTGTAGTTTGGTCGCCCAGCATATGGGTGCTCTTCCTTCATATGCATTTATTGCAAGGGATTACACAACTCAGTCGGCTCTATATACCCATCATCAATACATAGCTATGTTCTTGATGGTTGGTGCGTTCTCTCACGGAGCAATTTTCTTTGTCAGAGATTATGATCCAGAACTTAATAAAGATAATGTATTAGCCAGAATCCTTAGTACAAAAGAAGCATTAATTAGCCACTTAAGTTGGGTAACAATGCTTTTAGGCTTCCATACTCTTGGAATATATGTACACAATGATGTAGTTGTAGCCTTTGGCACCCCCGAAAAGCAGATTCTTATTGAACCAGTATTTGCTCAGTTTGCTCAAGCTGCAAGCGGTAAAATGATGTATGGCTTTAATGCCTTATTGGCTAATGCATCTAGTTCTGCGTCAATAGCTGCAAGCACCATGCCAGGAAACCATTACTGGATGGATATGATTAATAGACAAGATGCTCTTACAAATTTCTTACCTATAGGACCTGCAGATTTCTTGGTTCACCATGCAATTGCATTAGGACTTCATACAACTGCTTTGATTCTTATAAAGGGTGCTCTTGATGCGAGAGGAACAAAACTAATTCCAGATAAAAAGGATTTAGGATTTGCTTTCCCTTGTGATGGACCAGGCCGTGGTGGTACTTGTGATAGTTCTTCTTGGGACGCTACTTATTTAGCAATGTTCTGGGCCTTAAATACTATTGCCTGGATTACCTTCTATTGGCATTGGAAACATCTAGCAATTTGGATGGGTAATACAGCTCAATTCAATGAATCTGGTACCTATTTAATGGGTTGGTTTAGAGATTATTTATGGCTAAATAGTTCTCAGTTAATCAATGGATACAACCCATTTGGTGTAAATGCTTTATCTCCCTGGGCTTGGATGTTCTTATTTGGTCATCTTATTTGGGCGACTGGATTTATGTTCCTGATCTCTTGGAGAGGTTATTGGCAAGAACTTATTGAAACTCTTGTTTGGGCTCATCAAAGAACTCCAATAGCTAATTTAGTTGGTTGGAGAGACAAGCCTGTTGCATTATCAATTGTCCAAGCAAGATTAGTTGGTTTAACACATTTCACAGTTGGAAACTTTGTAACCTTTGGAGCATTTGTTATCGCATCTACTTCAGGTAAATTCGGATAAATCTCTAACAATCTTCAAGTAAAAAGAACACTGTCTTTAAAAGCAGTGTTCTTTTTTTATGGAAACAAATATTTATGAGATTATCTATAGAAACTCTTGTTTGGGCTCATCAAAGGACTCCAATAGCTAATTTAGTTGGTTGGAGAGACAAGCCTGTTGCATTATCAATTATCCAAGTAATTAGTTGGTTTA
This is a stretch of genomic DNA from Prochlorococcus marinus str. MIT 0912. It encodes these proteins:
- the psaB gene encoding photosystem I core protein PsaB, with translation MATKFPSFSQGLAQDPTTRRIWYGIATAHDFESHDGMTEEQLYQKLFSTHFGHLAIIGLWVAGNLFHVAWQGNFQQWVLDPTHTRPIAHAIWDPHFGQGLTDALTQAGATSPVNIAYSGLYHWWYTIGMRTNEQLFQGAIFINILVCWLLFAGWLHLQPKYRPSLAWFKNAESQLNHHLAVLFGFSSIAWTGHLIHVAIPESRGIHVGWDNWLTVMPHPEGLTPFFSGNWGAYAQNPDSLDAVFGTTQGAGTAIFTFLGGLHPQSESLWLTDIAHHHLAIGVVFIIAGHMYRTNFGIGHSLKEIVEAHNTSHPKDPHKGYFGIKHNGLFETVNNSLHIQLGLALASLGVACSLVAQHMGALPSYAFIARDYTTQSALYTHHQYIAMFLMVGAFSHGAIFFVRDYDPELNKDNVLARILSTKEALISHLSWVTMLLGFHTLGIYVHNDVVVAFGTPEKQILIEPVFAQFAQAASGKMMYGFNALLANASSSASIAASTMPGNHYWMDMINRQDALTNFLPIGPADFLVHHAIALGLHTTALILIKGALDARGTKLIPDKKDLGFAFPCDGPGRGGTCDSSSWDATYLAMFWALNTIAWITFYWHWKHLAIWMGNTAQFNESGTYLMGWFRDYLWLNSSQLINGYNPFGVNALSPWAWMFLFGHLIWATGFMFLISWRGYWQELIETLVWAHQRTPIANLVGWRDKPVALSIVQARLVGLTHFTVGNFVTFGAFVIASTSGKFG